Proteins encoded in a region of the Triticum dicoccoides isolate Atlit2015 ecotype Zavitan chromosome 3A, WEW_v2.0, whole genome shotgun sequence genome:
- the LOC119269098 gene encoding uncharacterized protein LOC119269098 isoform X3 translates to MGRLRACRHHLRRLLETRPPPTIPTPARLPHLPARVSPFSSAVAVAATASHDARDSGLGSSAYWAWIRAAAEAAPAPAPPQEEEEEGLSRYIPVKAYFLSTSIDLKSLQAEHGSDVVPPSTRSLNYIALRYSEFPPEIMSIGVKDNRFCYRYVVVFQYGSAVLFNIADHEAEHYLDMIRNHASGWLPEMRKDVEKPFLTTWMKGGLDYIVLKYLDTDGIRIISSVLGQSIALDHYIRQVDDMVEEFTEINRIMEKTGDFTMKRKKLFQLVGKANSNLADVIIRLGLFDRSEIAWKNANYAQILEYLREEYELNQRFGSLDFKLKFVEHNVHFLQEVLQNRRSNFLEWGVIILLAIEIVISLYEIIKDSSMMS, encoded by the exons ATGGGGCGGCTGCGCGCGTGCCGCcaccatctccgccgcctcctcgagACGAGGCCGCCACCAACGATCCCCACTCCGGCGCGCCTGCCGCACCTCCCCGCCCGCGTGTCTCCCTTTTCCTCGGCAGTGGCGGTCGCTGCGACCGCGTCCCATGACGCCCGCGACTCCGGCCTCGGGAGCTCGGCCTACTGGGCCTGGATCCGGGCGGCGGCAGAGGCGGCCCCGGCCCCCGCGCccccacaggaggaggaggaggaaggcctgTCGCGCTACATCCCCGTCAAGGCCTACTTCCTCTCCACCAG CATTGATTTGAAGAGCCTTCAGGCGGAGCACGGGAGCGACGTGGTGCCTCCATCCACCCGGTCGCTAAACTACATCGCGCTCCGCTACTCTGAATTCCCTCCAGAGATCATG TCCATTGGAGTGAAGGACAACAGATTTTGCTATCGCTATGTGGTTGTATTCCAATATGGTTCTGCTGTGCTCTTCAATATTGCTGATCATGAAGCTGAGCACTATCTTGATATGATCAGGAATCATGCTTCGGGATGGCTTCCGGAGATGAGGAAAGACG TTGAGAAGCCATTCCTGACAACATGGATGAAAGGAGGTCTTGATTATATAGTTCTTAAATATTTAGACACTGATGGAATTCGGATCATTTCAAGTGTTCTTGGTCAAAGTATCGCTCTTGATCATTACATACGGCAG GTTGATGATATGGTTGAGGAATTTACTGAAATCAATCGTATCATGGAGAAGACTGGGGACTTCACAATGAAAAGAAAGAAGCTCTTTCAACTTGTGGGCAAGGCTAATTCTAATCTCGCAGATGTTATCATTAGACTTGGCCTTTTTGACAG GTCAGAAATTGCTTGGAAAAATGCAAATTATGCACAAATTCTGGAGTATCTTCGGGAAGAATATGAACTGAATCAACGTTTTGGAAGCCTAGACTTCAAACTGAAATTCGTGGAG CACAATGTTCATTTTCTTCAAGAAGTGCTCCAAAATAGACGATCGAATTTTCTGGAGTGGGGTGTCATAATTCTGCTGGCTATTGAGATTGTGATCTCACTATACGAAATTATCAAGGATTCCAGCATGATGTCTTGA
- the LOC119269098 gene encoding uncharacterized protein LOC119269098 isoform X2: protein MGRLRACRHHLRRLLETRPPPTIPTPARLPHLPARVSPFSSAVAVAATASHDARDSGLGSSAYWAWIRAAAEAAPAPAPPQEEEEEGLSRYIPVKAYFLSTSIDLKSLQAEHGSDVVPPSTRSLNYIALRYSEFPPEIMSIGVKDNRFCYRYVVVFQYGSAVLFNIADHEAEHYLDMIRNHASGWLPEMRKDVVEKPFLTTWMKGGLDYIVLKYLDTDGIRIISSVLGQSIALDHYIRQVDDMVEEFTEINRIMEKTGDFTMKRKKLFQLVGKANSNLADVIIRLGLFDRSEIAWKNANYAQILEYLREEYELNQRFGSLDFKLKFVEHNVHFLQEVLQNRRSNFLEWGVIILLAIEIVISLYEIIKDSSMMS from the exons ATGGGGCGGCTGCGCGCGTGCCGCcaccatctccgccgcctcctcgagACGAGGCCGCCACCAACGATCCCCACTCCGGCGCGCCTGCCGCACCTCCCCGCCCGCGTGTCTCCCTTTTCCTCGGCAGTGGCGGTCGCTGCGACCGCGTCCCATGACGCCCGCGACTCCGGCCTCGGGAGCTCGGCCTACTGGGCCTGGATCCGGGCGGCGGCAGAGGCGGCCCCGGCCCCCGCGCccccacaggaggaggaggaggaaggcctgTCGCGCTACATCCCCGTCAAGGCCTACTTCCTCTCCACCAG CATTGATTTGAAGAGCCTTCAGGCGGAGCACGGGAGCGACGTGGTGCCTCCATCCACCCGGTCGCTAAACTACATCGCGCTCCGCTACTCTGAATTCCCTCCAGAGATCATG TCCATTGGAGTGAAGGACAACAGATTTTGCTATCGCTATGTGGTTGTATTCCAATATGGTTCTGCTGTGCTCTTCAATATTGCTGATCATGAAGCTGAGCACTATCTTGATATGATCAGGAATCATGCTTCGGGATGGCTTCCGGAGATGAGGAAAGACG TAGTTGAGAAGCCATTCCTGACAACATGGATGAAAGGAGGTCTTGATTATATAGTTCTTAAATATTTAGACACTGATGGAATTCGGATCATTTCAAGTGTTCTTGGTCAAAGTATCGCTCTTGATCATTACATACGGCAG GTTGATGATATGGTTGAGGAATTTACTGAAATCAATCGTATCATGGAGAAGACTGGGGACTTCACAATGAAAAGAAAGAAGCTCTTTCAACTTGTGGGCAAGGCTAATTCTAATCTCGCAGATGTTATCATTAGACTTGGCCTTTTTGACAG GTCAGAAATTGCTTGGAAAAATGCAAATTATGCACAAATTCTGGAGTATCTTCGGGAAGAATATGAACTGAATCAACGTTTTGGAAGCCTAGACTTCAAACTGAAATTCGTGGAG CACAATGTTCATTTTCTTCAAGAAGTGCTCCAAAATAGACGATCGAATTTTCTGGAGTGGGGTGTCATAATTCTGCTGGCTATTGAGATTGTGATCTCACTATACGAAATTATCAAGGATTCCAGCATGATGTCTTGA
- the LOC119269098 gene encoding uncharacterized protein LOC119269098 isoform X1 translates to MGRLRACRHHLRRLLETRPPPTIPTPARLPHLPARVSPFSSAVAVAATASHDARDSGLGSSAYWAWIRAAAEAAPAPAPPQEEEEEGLSRYIPVKAYFLSTSIDLKSLQAEHGSDVVPPSTRSLNYIALRYSEFPPEIMSIGVKDNRFCYRYVVVFQYGSAVLFNIADHEAEHYLDMIRNHASGWLPEMRKDDYAVVEKPFLTTWMKGGLDYIVLKYLDTDGIRIISSVLGQSIALDHYIRQVDDMVEEFTEINRIMEKTGDFTMKRKKLFQLVGKANSNLADVIIRLGLFDRSEIAWKNANYAQILEYLREEYELNQRFGSLDFKLKFVEHNVHFLQEVLQNRRSNFLEWGVIILLAIEIVISLYEIIKDSSMMS, encoded by the exons ATGGGGCGGCTGCGCGCGTGCCGCcaccatctccgccgcctcctcgagACGAGGCCGCCACCAACGATCCCCACTCCGGCGCGCCTGCCGCACCTCCCCGCCCGCGTGTCTCCCTTTTCCTCGGCAGTGGCGGTCGCTGCGACCGCGTCCCATGACGCCCGCGACTCCGGCCTCGGGAGCTCGGCCTACTGGGCCTGGATCCGGGCGGCGGCAGAGGCGGCCCCGGCCCCCGCGCccccacaggaggaggaggaggaaggcctgTCGCGCTACATCCCCGTCAAGGCCTACTTCCTCTCCACCAG CATTGATTTGAAGAGCCTTCAGGCGGAGCACGGGAGCGACGTGGTGCCTCCATCCACCCGGTCGCTAAACTACATCGCGCTCCGCTACTCTGAATTCCCTCCAGAGATCATG TCCATTGGAGTGAAGGACAACAGATTTTGCTATCGCTATGTGGTTGTATTCCAATATGGTTCTGCTGTGCTCTTCAATATTGCTGATCATGAAGCTGAGCACTATCTTGATATGATCAGGAATCATGCTTCGGGATGGCTTCCGGAGATGAGGAAAGACG ATTATGCAGTAGTTGAGAAGCCATTCCTGACAACATGGATGAAAGGAGGTCTTGATTATATAGTTCTTAAATATTTAGACACTGATGGAATTCGGATCATTTCAAGTGTTCTTGGTCAAAGTATCGCTCTTGATCATTACATACGGCAG GTTGATGATATGGTTGAGGAATTTACTGAAATCAATCGTATCATGGAGAAGACTGGGGACTTCACAATGAAAAGAAAGAAGCTCTTTCAACTTGTGGGCAAGGCTAATTCTAATCTCGCAGATGTTATCATTAGACTTGGCCTTTTTGACAG GTCAGAAATTGCTTGGAAAAATGCAAATTATGCACAAATTCTGGAGTATCTTCGGGAAGAATATGAACTGAATCAACGTTTTGGAAGCCTAGACTTCAAACTGAAATTCGTGGAG CACAATGTTCATTTTCTTCAAGAAGTGCTCCAAAATAGACGATCGAATTTTCTGGAGTGGGGTGTCATAATTCTGCTGGCTATTGAGATTGTGATCTCACTATACGAAATTATCAAGGATTCCAGCATGATGTCTTGA
- the LOC119272081 gene encoding lamin-like protein, producing MAAPNLPLFLPVAFLLLAAAPAPSAAEKFVVGGKKNWAANVNYTTWPDQYHFHVGDWLQFNYARDMYDVVQVADAAAYDKCDASKPLVKYDRGRGFVFQLNHTGRYYFICSRGYCWSGMKVTVLVEESPAQPPHAAAPSPNAAARHGVVAWAVAAAAASLCAAVLGLPFAVWL from the exons ATGGCCGCGCCCAatctccccctcttcctccccgtGGCGTTCCTCCTCCTAGCGGCGGCGCCGGCCCCCTCCGCCGCGGAGAAGTTCGTCGTCGGCGGCAAGAAGAACTGGGCCGCCAACGTCAACTACACCACCTGGCCCGACCAGTACCACTTCCACGTCGGCGACTGGCTCC AGTTCAACTACGCCAGGGACATGTACGACGTGGTGCAGGTGGCGGACGCGGCGGCGTACGACAAGTGCGACGCGAGCAAGCCCCTCGTCAAATACGACCGCGGCCGCGGCTTCGTGTTCCAGCTCAACCACACGGGCCGCTACTACTTCATCTGCAGCCGCGGCTACTGCTGGAGCGGCATGAAGGTCACCGTGCTCGTCGAGGAAAGTCCCGCGCAGCCGCCGCACGCCGCGGCGCCGTCGCCCAACGCGGCCGCGCGCCACGGCGTCGTCGCGtgggccgtcgccgccgccgcggcctcgCTCTGCGCGGCGGTTCTGGGTTTGCCGTTTGCGGTGTGGCTGTGA
- the LOC119269099 gene encoding chorismate mutase 1, chloroplastic-like has protein sequence MEFKVASKAAALPAAWHGTSQGAQGRSSVAFGSAWRKASSRPARALFAATNNSAPVARVEKQRIDQSQILTLDSVRTSLIRLEDSIIFGLLERAQYCYNADTYDSNSFHVDGFGGSLVEFMVRETEKLHAKVGRYKSPDEHPFFPEDLPETLLPPIQYPTVLHPIADSININKEIWKMYFDEVLPRLVKEGSDGNSGSSALCDTTCLQALSKRIHYGKFVAEAKFQESPEDYTPAIKAQDGAQLMQLLTYETVERAIEHRVETKAKIFGQEVNIGAEAKGMAPVYKIRPSLVAGLYSNRIMPLTKDVQIAYLLRRLD, from the exons ATGGAGTTTAAGGTGGCATCGAAGGCGGCCGCGTTGCCCGCGGCCTGGCACGGCACGAGCCAGGGAGCGCAGGGCCGGAGCAGCGTCGCCTTTGGATCGGCGTGgaggaaggcgtcgtcgcggccggCGCGGGCGCTGTTCGCTGCAACTAACAACTCCGCGCCGGTGGCCAG GGTGGAGAAACAGAGGATAGATCAAAGTCAAATACTGACCTTGGACAGTGTCAGAACTTCGTTGATTAGACTAGAAGACAGCATCATATTCGGTCTCTTGGAGAGAGCACAGTATTGTTATAATGCTGATACATATGATAGCAATTCTTTCCATGTGGATGGATTTGGCGGCTCTTTGGTTGAGTTCATGGTTAGAGAAACTGAAAAGCTACATGCAAAG GTTGGGAGATACAAGAGCCCAGATGAGCACCCATTCTTTCCAGAAGATCTGCCTGAGACACTGTTGCCGCCTATCCAGTATCCAACG GTTCTGCATCCTATTGCTGATTCCATTAATATCAACAAAGAGATTTGGAAAATGTACTTTGATGAAGTTCTTCCAAGGCTAGTGAAAGAAGGAAGTGATGGAAATTCTGGATCCAGTGCTCTTTGCGACACGACCTGCTTGCAG GCACTCTCTAAGAGAATCCACTATGGAAAGTTTGTGGCAGAGGCCAAGTTTCAAGAGTCCCCTGAAGATTACACTCCTGCAATAAAAGCTCAG GACGGCGCTCAACTAATGCAGCTCCTCACCTACGAGACGGTCGAGCGTGCGATCGAACATCGGGTGGAAACCAAGGCCAAGATATTTGGACAGGAGGTGAACATAGGAGCTGAAGCCAAGGGCATGGCGCCTGTGTACAAGATCAGGCCCAGCCTGGTCGCTGGACTGTACAGCAACAGGATCATGCCGCTGACCAAGGACGTCCAGATAGCATACTTGCTAAGGAGGCTGGACTGA